Proteins from one Euwallacea similis isolate ESF13 chromosome 13, ESF131.1, whole genome shotgun sequence genomic window:
- the Crag gene encoding DENN domain-containing protein Crag isoform X1, producing the protein MDERRIADYFVVAGLPEDPETFDDTTLSEGGNLKATNGQAPITDVGVYFPEIDETDLEGWELITKTPTGISANLNHGSLRTTDCFLCVKRGRDKPPLVDIGVMYDGKEWLMQDAEVVKTSIGGNVANVNNSTSLTFITFRRGHSTMPCNALVVTDICVVIASKGESPPHAFCCINKNLNKGIVGSDVFLCYKKSMNRAKLLTYKPDILARYPLGDTQDFPLPNSVPLFCLPMGSTLELWPIEASKPRPVFSTFVLTVSDAKHKVYGSALTFYEKYTAENVTEEQKKLLGYENENDKYVLHANKSICILSHWPFSDDFQTWLLYVHHLATEGKPTSIPVERYIIQLLDEVPFPSPRTLLQLNANNQDLRVIFTQPEDLPLPRSAASFKQLLLNLGSENCLQVLLLALTEQKILIHSLRPDVLTSVAEAVSSLLFPFKWQCPYIPLCPLGLVEVLHAPLPFLIGVDSRFFDLYDPPPDVSCIDLDTNIITVADAQRQNLNTKLLPKKAAKSLKATLEYLYYQNRNAPPNPSESNNSDDIEAEFQRRKKEQAEELEIQEAFLKFMVHILKGYRSYLQPIIKAPTVGTTDPHALFHLVEFLKSRDKSNAKFFSLMMKTQMFIRFIEERSFVVDQGDQGLTFFDDCAERLQSDESDLKLLELESVNKNDRTVFVLPPEPTSDAENYTYSSFILNPLLFLNGKRKNHLPSLYQAGAPGSPMARRTKHEIKSAQKLARKFQGSPDTWARCLCGTCHTLYFMTLPSLLSSNVGKEKVILQQAYELLVRATHLKLPCDEVCYRLMMQLCGEHNRPLLAVKLLLLMKKFGIQPNALTYGLYNRCVLEAQWPAHAGSSQVLWNKLRNVVFGAAHFKFAGKRRVQRNYLSASTEGGSSLLDHTDKSASRSSLDSHEGASSEGGLLERFRRAANNIVKGSVKELAETEEPDGTVTEETEEKLAPTLFIQNSPSECRLLSRSESAGDANLIDKLQNTKKTCSRTLQFEQNKQEDINSPTKVSPREVITANDPLGAFEQLIDAISDNGAKENQSVPITETNPVLSAEPVLFRNSVQRSATFEGSPPSQNKLQRSETVPAATVASSLVSLGSSFKISFNRYTSQRLSLRKANLKMPQQLIESALTTLSPSSLTGRKSNELIQGSLSTIKSAANTMVKKMEEIKEAISTSATSTPVKLALSSGDRIASGDGLNELDGDSIQGSEEGERVRKVSGELGSNRGSSPNLKDYEEPLPDSLYSRPEDFKGESELDFILTTCSQCHNCNRLLYDEDIMANWWAEDSNLNTQCQACSKSTVPLLTITVHGNDVANCDPFSVPYLNPLVLRKELENILSQEGDLSLSESKFIDEHPIIYWNLIWSFERINVHTHLPNLFFKQRLNAQSNSREMSKKNSSANLEEESREKGENGSAMKLVEEGTDPLTQELAVLANRRKSSQLLSARVRVKCLWDEPKFHTEGPPMYILWRLRDTNQMLSRDRAKITKSFMQQIINFIRVNDLVEPIKSLAQEREFTSRTIEYSIYRDILFLACKVLGRSQIDINAFDKEYASAYSRYCERAALEVQDKPISLSSLYCRQYFRPLLLP; encoded by the exons ATGGATGAAAGGAGAATAGCTGACTATTTCGTGGTAGCTGGGCTACCAGAGGACCCAGAGACCTTTGATGATACCACTTTATCAGAAGGAGGCAACTTGAAG GCAACAAATGGTCAAGCTCCAATCACAGATGTAGGAGTCTATTTTCCTGAAATAGATGAAACTGATCTTGAGGGCTGggaattaataacaaaaactcCAACTGGAATAAGTGCAAATCTAAATCATGGCAGTTTGCGGACCACAGATTGCTTCTTGTGTGTAAAAAGAGGGAGGGATAAACCTCCTCTTGTTGATATTG gggTGATGTATGATGGAAAAGAGTGGCTTATGCAGGATGCAGAAGTGGTTAAAACTAGCATAGGGGGGAATGTTGCCAATGTAAATAACTCTACATCTCTCACTTTCATTACTTTTAGAAGAG GGCATTCAACAATGCCATGTAATGCTCTGGTAGTGACAGACATTTGTGTGGTGATTGCTAGTAAAGGAGAATCGCCACCTCATGCTTTTTGTTGCATCAACAAAAACCTTAATAAGGGTATTGTTGGATCTGACGTGTTTTTGTGTTACAAAAAGTCGATGAACAGGGCAAAATTGCTGACTTATAAACCCGACATTTTAGCCAG GTATCCTTTGGGAGATACACAAGATTTTCCACTTCCTAATTCTGTACCTTTGTTCTGTTTGCCCATGGGTTCAACTTTGGAGCTATGGCCTATTGAGGCTAGTAAACCAAGACCAGTGTTCAGTACTTTTGTTCTCACTGTATCTGATGCCAAGCATAAAGTTTATGGCTCGGCACTGACATTTTATGAAAAGTATACTGCAGAAAATGTTACAGAGGAGCAGAAAAAACTTTTGG gATATGAGaatgaaaatgacaaatatGTCCTACACGCAAATAAAAGCATTTGTATTTTAAGCCACTGGCCCTTCTCAGATGATTTCCAAACTTGGCTCCTTTATGTACAC CACTTGGCAACTGAAGGTAAACCCACCTCAATCCCAGTGGAAAGATACATTATTCAATTATTGGATGAAGTCCCATTCCCATCGCCCCGGACTTTGTTACAACTAAATGCCAATAATCAAGACTTAAGAGTAATATTTACCCAACCAGAAGATCTTCCTCTCCCAAGGAGTGCGGCCAGCTTTAAACAGCTGCTGCTCAATTTAGGATCGGAGAATTGCCTTCAA GTGCTTTTGTTAGCTTTGACTGAGCAGAAAATACTCATTCATTCCCTAAGGCCTGACGTGTTGACTTCAGTAGCGGAAGCTGTTAGTTCGCTCCTGTTTCCGTTCAAGTGGCAGTGCCCATATATTCCCTTATGCCCCTTAG GTCTAGTAGAAGTATTACATGCCCCATTACCCTTCCTCATCGGAGTTGATTCCCGGTTTTTCGATCTATACGATCCGCCCCCAGATGTTAGCTGCATTGACTTGGACACTAACATAATAACA GTTGCTGACGCTCAAAGGCAAAACTTGAATACAAAACTATTACCTAAAAAAGCGGCAAAGAGCTTGAAAGCCACCCTCGAATATCTATATTATCAGAATAGGAACGCGCCGCCAAACCCTTCAGAATCAAATAATTCTGACGACATCGAGGCTGAATTTCAAAGGCGCAAGAAGGAG CAAGCAGAAGAATTGGAAATCCAAGAAGCTTTCTTGAAATTCATGGTTCATATTCTGAAAGGTTATCGCTCCTATCTTCAGCCAATAATCAAGGCACCCACCGTGGGAACCACGGATCCACATGCCCTTTTTCATTTAGTCGAATTTCTTAAAAGTCGCGATAAGAGCAACGccaaatttttcagtttgatGATGAAAACTCAAATGTTTAttcg GTTTATTGAGGAGAGGAGTTTTGTAGTCGATCAGGGAGACCAAGGATTGACATTCTTCGATGATTGTGCAGAAAGGCTGCAAAGCGACGAAAGTGATCTAAAGTTACTGGAACTGGaatctgtaaataaaaatgacagAACGGTGTTTGTGTTGCCTCCGGAACCGACCAGTGATG CGGAAAATTATACTTATTCATCGTTTATTCTAAATCCTCTACTGTTTTTGAACGGTAAACGGAAAAATCATTTGCCTTCGTTGTATCAGGCCGGAGCGCCTGGTTCACCGATGGCCAGGAGGACAAAACATGAAATCAAAAGTGCTCAAAAATTGGCAAg aaaatttcaagGGTCTCCAGATACGTGGGCGCGATGCTTATGTGGTACCTGCCATACTTTGTACTTTATGACATTGCCCAGTTTGTTAAGTTCCAATGTCGGTAAAGAAAAAGTTATCTTGCAGCAAGCGTATGAATTATTGGTTAG AGCTACTCATTTGAAATTGCCCTGTGATGAAGTGTGTTATAGACTAATGATGCAGTTGTGTGGAGAACACAATAGACCGCTGTTGGCTGTGAAACTACTGCTTTTAATGAAGAAGTTTGGGATACAGCCCAATGCCTTAACTTATGG GTTATACAATCGATGCGTATTAGAAGCCCAATGGCCAGCTCATGCAGGTTCCAGTCAGGTACTATGGAACAAGTTGAGAAACGTGGTGTTTGGGGCGgctcattttaaatttgccgGTAAACGTCGTGTACAGAGAAACTATTTGAGTGCTTCTACCGAAGGTG GGTCGAGTTTGCTTGATCACACAGACAAAAGTGCCTCGCGTAGTTCTCTTGACTCTCACGAAGGTGCCTCATCTGAAGGTGGTCTTTTAGAGCGTTTTCGGAGGGCGGCTAATAACATAGTCAAAGGGAGTGttaaag AATTGGCAGAGACTGAGGAGCCTGACGGCACTGTTACCGaagaaactgaagaaaaactGGCACCCACCCTTTTTATCCAAAACAGTCCGTCCGAATGCAGGCTTCTGTCAAGGTCGGAGAGTGCAGGCGACGCTAATTTAATCGACAAACTGCAGAACACCAAAAAAACATGCTCAAGAACTTTGCAATTCGAACAAAACAAACAGGAAGATATCAATTCTCCCACAAA AGTTTCCCCGAGAGAAGTGATAACGGCAAATGACCCTTTAGGGGCATTTGAGCAGCTAATAGACGCAATCTCCGACAATGGAGCCAAAGAAAACCAATCTGTCCCTATCACTGAAACGAATCCCGTCCTTAGTGCTGAACCTGTTTTATTTAGGAATTCCGTCCAAAGGTCTGCAACATTTGAAG GAAGTCCTCCATCTCAGAATAAGCTACAACGATCAGAAACAGTCCCTGCAGCCACAGTTGCCTCAAGCTTAGTCAGCTTGGGATCAAGCTTCAAAATCAGCTTTAA cCGTTACACTTCGCAAAGATTATCGTTGAGAAAAGCCAATCTTAAGATGCCGCAGCAGCTCATCGAAAGCGCTCTAACTACTTTAAG tcCCTCAAGTTTGACGGGTCGAAAGTCCAATGAGCTAATCCAGGGCTCACTGAGCACCATTAAGTCAGCAGCAAATACTATGGTGAAGAAGATGGAGGAGATCAAAGAAGCTATTTCGACGTCAGCTACGTCTACCCCTGTTAAACTAGCCCTGAGTTCTGGAGACAGAATAGCGTCTGGTGACGGGCTAAATGAATTAGACGGGGACAGTATACAGGGGAGTGAAGAAGGGGAGAGAGTAAGAAAG gtATCTGGCGAGTTAGGAAGCAATAGAGGTTCTAGCCCGAATCTTAAAGATTACGAGGAACCTTTGCCTGATAGTTTATACTCACGTCCCGAAGATTTCAAGGGAGAAAGTGAGCTGGATTTCATTCTCACCACTTGTTCTCAGTGTCATAATTGCAACAG GCTGTTATACGACGAAGATATAATGGCAAATTGGTGGGCCGAAGACTCAAACTTGAATACCCAGTGTCAAGCATGCAGCAAGTCAACTGTTCCTTTGCTTACCATCACCGTACACGGAAATGATGTTGCGAACTGTGATCCCTTTAGTGTTCCCTACCTGAATCCTCTAGTTTTGAGGAAGGAATTGGAGAATATTTTAAGCCAGGAAGGCGATCTGAGCCTTTCAGAATCGAAATTCATTGACGAACATCCGATTATCTACTGGAACTTGATTTGGTCTTTTGAGCGAATCAACGTACACACACATTTGccgaatttatttttcaagcaACGACTGAACGCCCAGAGCAATTCTCGGGAGATGAGCAAGAAAAACAGCTCGGCAAACCTAGAAGAAGAGAGCAGAGAGAAGGGGGAGAATGGGTCTGCAATGAAGCTGGTTGAAGAGGGGACAGATCCTTTGACGCAAGAATTAGCAGTGTTAg CAAACAGAAGGAAATCATCAC AACTTCTATCAGCTCGAGTTAGAGTCAAATGTCTCTGGGATGAGCCGAAATTTCATACTGAAGGACCGCCGATGTACATTTTATGGAGGTTAAGAGACACGAATCAAATGCTTTCCAGAGATAGAGCTAAAATTACCAAATC cttCATGCagcaaattataaatttcattcGAGTAAATGATCTAGTGGAACCAATCAAAAGTTTAGCCCAGGAAAGGGAGTTTACCTCGAGAACTATAGAGTACTCGATCTACAGGGACATCTTGTTTTTGGCTTGTAAGGTTTTAGGCCGATCTCAAATCGATATTAACGCCTTTGACAAGGAGTATGCTAGTGCTTATTCAAG GTACTGTGAAAGGGCCGCATTGGAGGTACAAGATAAGCCGATAAGTCTCAGTTCATTGTATTGCAGACAGTATTTTCGTCCTCTATTACTTCCATAG
- the Crag gene encoding DENN domain-containing protein Crag isoform X3, whose protein sequence is MDERRIADYFVVAGLPEDPETFDDTTLSEGGNLKATNGQAPITDVGVYFPEIDETDLEGWELITKTPTGISANLNHGSLRTTDCFLCVKRGRDKPPLVDIGVMYDGKEWLMQDAEVVKTSIGGNVANVNNSTSLTFITFRRGHSTMPCNALVVTDICVVIASKGESPPHAFCCINKNLNKGIVGSDVFLCYKKSMNRAKLLTYKPDILARYPLGDTQDFPLPNSVPLFCLPMGSTLELWPIEASKPRPVFSTFVLTVSDAKHKVYGSALTFYEKYTAENVTEEQKKLLGYENENDKYVLHANKSICILSHWPFSDDFQTWLLYVHHLATEGKPTSIPVERYIIQLLDEVPFPSPRTLLQLNANNQDLRVIFTQPEDLPLPRSAASFKQLLLNLGSENCLQVLLLALTEQKILIHSLRPDVLTSVAEAVSSLLFPFKWQCPYIPLCPLGLVEVLHAPLPFLIGVDSRFFDLYDPPPDVSCIDLDTNIITVADAQRQNLNTKLLPKKAAKSLKATLEYLYYQNRNAPPNPSESNNSDDIEAEFQRRKKEQAEELEIQEAFLKFMVHILKGYRSYLQPIIKAPTVGTTDPHALFHLVEFLKSRDKSNAKFFSLMMKTQMFIRFIEERSFVVDQGDQGLTFFDDCAERLQSDESDLKLLELESVNKNDRTVFVLPPEPTSDAENYTYSSFILNPLLFLNGKRKNHLPSLYQAGAPGSPMARRTKHEIKSAQKLARKFQGSPDTWARCLCGTCHTLYFMTLPSLLSSNVGKEKVILQQAYELLVRATHLKLPCDEVCYRLMMQLCGEHNRPLLAVKLLLLMKKFGIQPNALTYGLYNRCVLEAQWPAHAGSSQVLWNKLRNVVFGAAHFKFAGKRRVQRNYLSASTEGGSSLLDHTDKSASRSSLDSHEGASSEGGLLERFRRAANNIVKGSVKELAETEEPDGTVTEETEEKLAPTLFIQNSPSECRLLSRSESAGDANLIDKLQNTKKTCSRTLQFEQNKQEDINSPTKVSPREVITANDPLGAFEQLIDAISDNGAKENQSVPITETNPVLSAEPVLFRNSVQRSATFEGSPPSQNKLQRSETVPAATVASSLVSLGSSFKISFNPSSLTGRKSNELIQGSLSTIKSAANTMVKKMEEIKEAISTSATSTPVKLALSSGDRIASGDGLNELDGDSIQGSEEGERVRKVSGELGSNRGSSPNLKDYEEPLPDSLYSRPEDFKGESELDFILTTCSQCHNCNRLLYDEDIMANWWAEDSNLNTQCQACSKSTVPLLTITVHGNDVANCDPFSVPYLNPLVLRKELENILSQEGDLSLSESKFIDEHPIIYWNLIWSFERINVHTHLPNLFFKQRLNAQSNSREMSKKNSSANLEEESREKGENGSAMKLVEEGTDPLTQELAVLANRRKSSQLLSARVRVKCLWDEPKFHTEGPPMYILWRLRDTNQMLSRDRAKITKSFMQQIINFIRVNDLVEPIKSLAQEREFTSRTIEYSIYRDILFLACKVLGRSQIDINAFDKEYASAYSRYCERAALEVQDKPISLSSLYCRQYFRPLLLP, encoded by the exons ATGGATGAAAGGAGAATAGCTGACTATTTCGTGGTAGCTGGGCTACCAGAGGACCCAGAGACCTTTGATGATACCACTTTATCAGAAGGAGGCAACTTGAAG GCAACAAATGGTCAAGCTCCAATCACAGATGTAGGAGTCTATTTTCCTGAAATAGATGAAACTGATCTTGAGGGCTGggaattaataacaaaaactcCAACTGGAATAAGTGCAAATCTAAATCATGGCAGTTTGCGGACCACAGATTGCTTCTTGTGTGTAAAAAGAGGGAGGGATAAACCTCCTCTTGTTGATATTG gggTGATGTATGATGGAAAAGAGTGGCTTATGCAGGATGCAGAAGTGGTTAAAACTAGCATAGGGGGGAATGTTGCCAATGTAAATAACTCTACATCTCTCACTTTCATTACTTTTAGAAGAG GGCATTCAACAATGCCATGTAATGCTCTGGTAGTGACAGACATTTGTGTGGTGATTGCTAGTAAAGGAGAATCGCCACCTCATGCTTTTTGTTGCATCAACAAAAACCTTAATAAGGGTATTGTTGGATCTGACGTGTTTTTGTGTTACAAAAAGTCGATGAACAGGGCAAAATTGCTGACTTATAAACCCGACATTTTAGCCAG GTATCCTTTGGGAGATACACAAGATTTTCCACTTCCTAATTCTGTACCTTTGTTCTGTTTGCCCATGGGTTCAACTTTGGAGCTATGGCCTATTGAGGCTAGTAAACCAAGACCAGTGTTCAGTACTTTTGTTCTCACTGTATCTGATGCCAAGCATAAAGTTTATGGCTCGGCACTGACATTTTATGAAAAGTATACTGCAGAAAATGTTACAGAGGAGCAGAAAAAACTTTTGG gATATGAGaatgaaaatgacaaatatGTCCTACACGCAAATAAAAGCATTTGTATTTTAAGCCACTGGCCCTTCTCAGATGATTTCCAAACTTGGCTCCTTTATGTACAC CACTTGGCAACTGAAGGTAAACCCACCTCAATCCCAGTGGAAAGATACATTATTCAATTATTGGATGAAGTCCCATTCCCATCGCCCCGGACTTTGTTACAACTAAATGCCAATAATCAAGACTTAAGAGTAATATTTACCCAACCAGAAGATCTTCCTCTCCCAAGGAGTGCGGCCAGCTTTAAACAGCTGCTGCTCAATTTAGGATCGGAGAATTGCCTTCAA GTGCTTTTGTTAGCTTTGACTGAGCAGAAAATACTCATTCATTCCCTAAGGCCTGACGTGTTGACTTCAGTAGCGGAAGCTGTTAGTTCGCTCCTGTTTCCGTTCAAGTGGCAGTGCCCATATATTCCCTTATGCCCCTTAG GTCTAGTAGAAGTATTACATGCCCCATTACCCTTCCTCATCGGAGTTGATTCCCGGTTTTTCGATCTATACGATCCGCCCCCAGATGTTAGCTGCATTGACTTGGACACTAACATAATAACA GTTGCTGACGCTCAAAGGCAAAACTTGAATACAAAACTATTACCTAAAAAAGCGGCAAAGAGCTTGAAAGCCACCCTCGAATATCTATATTATCAGAATAGGAACGCGCCGCCAAACCCTTCAGAATCAAATAATTCTGACGACATCGAGGCTGAATTTCAAAGGCGCAAGAAGGAG CAAGCAGAAGAATTGGAAATCCAAGAAGCTTTCTTGAAATTCATGGTTCATATTCTGAAAGGTTATCGCTCCTATCTTCAGCCAATAATCAAGGCACCCACCGTGGGAACCACGGATCCACATGCCCTTTTTCATTTAGTCGAATTTCTTAAAAGTCGCGATAAGAGCAACGccaaatttttcagtttgatGATGAAAACTCAAATGTTTAttcg GTTTATTGAGGAGAGGAGTTTTGTAGTCGATCAGGGAGACCAAGGATTGACATTCTTCGATGATTGTGCAGAAAGGCTGCAAAGCGACGAAAGTGATCTAAAGTTACTGGAACTGGaatctgtaaataaaaatgacagAACGGTGTTTGTGTTGCCTCCGGAACCGACCAGTGATG CGGAAAATTATACTTATTCATCGTTTATTCTAAATCCTCTACTGTTTTTGAACGGTAAACGGAAAAATCATTTGCCTTCGTTGTATCAGGCCGGAGCGCCTGGTTCACCGATGGCCAGGAGGACAAAACATGAAATCAAAAGTGCTCAAAAATTGGCAAg aaaatttcaagGGTCTCCAGATACGTGGGCGCGATGCTTATGTGGTACCTGCCATACTTTGTACTTTATGACATTGCCCAGTTTGTTAAGTTCCAATGTCGGTAAAGAAAAAGTTATCTTGCAGCAAGCGTATGAATTATTGGTTAG AGCTACTCATTTGAAATTGCCCTGTGATGAAGTGTGTTATAGACTAATGATGCAGTTGTGTGGAGAACACAATAGACCGCTGTTGGCTGTGAAACTACTGCTTTTAATGAAGAAGTTTGGGATACAGCCCAATGCCTTAACTTATGG GTTATACAATCGATGCGTATTAGAAGCCCAATGGCCAGCTCATGCAGGTTCCAGTCAGGTACTATGGAACAAGTTGAGAAACGTGGTGTTTGGGGCGgctcattttaaatttgccgGTAAACGTCGTGTACAGAGAAACTATTTGAGTGCTTCTACCGAAGGTG GGTCGAGTTTGCTTGATCACACAGACAAAAGTGCCTCGCGTAGTTCTCTTGACTCTCACGAAGGTGCCTCATCTGAAGGTGGTCTTTTAGAGCGTTTTCGGAGGGCGGCTAATAACATAGTCAAAGGGAGTGttaaag AATTGGCAGAGACTGAGGAGCCTGACGGCACTGTTACCGaagaaactgaagaaaaactGGCACCCACCCTTTTTATCCAAAACAGTCCGTCCGAATGCAGGCTTCTGTCAAGGTCGGAGAGTGCAGGCGACGCTAATTTAATCGACAAACTGCAGAACACCAAAAAAACATGCTCAAGAACTTTGCAATTCGAACAAAACAAACAGGAAGATATCAATTCTCCCACAAA AGTTTCCCCGAGAGAAGTGATAACGGCAAATGACCCTTTAGGGGCATTTGAGCAGCTAATAGACGCAATCTCCGACAATGGAGCCAAAGAAAACCAATCTGTCCCTATCACTGAAACGAATCCCGTCCTTAGTGCTGAACCTGTTTTATTTAGGAATTCCGTCCAAAGGTCTGCAACATTTGAAG GAAGTCCTCCATCTCAGAATAAGCTACAACGATCAGAAACAGTCCCTGCAGCCACAGTTGCCTCAAGCTTAGTCAGCTTGGGATCAAGCTTCAAAATCAGCTTTAA tcCCTCAAGTTTGACGGGTCGAAAGTCCAATGAGCTAATCCAGGGCTCACTGAGCACCATTAAGTCAGCAGCAAATACTATGGTGAAGAAGATGGAGGAGATCAAAGAAGCTATTTCGACGTCAGCTACGTCTACCCCTGTTAAACTAGCCCTGAGTTCTGGAGACAGAATAGCGTCTGGTGACGGGCTAAATGAATTAGACGGGGACAGTATACAGGGGAGTGAAGAAGGGGAGAGAGTAAGAAAG gtATCTGGCGAGTTAGGAAGCAATAGAGGTTCTAGCCCGAATCTTAAAGATTACGAGGAACCTTTGCCTGATAGTTTATACTCACGTCCCGAAGATTTCAAGGGAGAAAGTGAGCTGGATTTCATTCTCACCACTTGTTCTCAGTGTCATAATTGCAACAG GCTGTTATACGACGAAGATATAATGGCAAATTGGTGGGCCGAAGACTCAAACTTGAATACCCAGTGTCAAGCATGCAGCAAGTCAACTGTTCCTTTGCTTACCATCACCGTACACGGAAATGATGTTGCGAACTGTGATCCCTTTAGTGTTCCCTACCTGAATCCTCTAGTTTTGAGGAAGGAATTGGAGAATATTTTAAGCCAGGAAGGCGATCTGAGCCTTTCAGAATCGAAATTCATTGACGAACATCCGATTATCTACTGGAACTTGATTTGGTCTTTTGAGCGAATCAACGTACACACACATTTGccgaatttatttttcaagcaACGACTGAACGCCCAGAGCAATTCTCGGGAGATGAGCAAGAAAAACAGCTCGGCAAACCTAGAAGAAGAGAGCAGAGAGAAGGGGGAGAATGGGTCTGCAATGAAGCTGGTTGAAGAGGGGACAGATCCTTTGACGCAAGAATTAGCAGTGTTAg CAAACAGAAGGAAATCATCAC AACTTCTATCAGCTCGAGTTAGAGTCAAATGTCTCTGGGATGAGCCGAAATTTCATACTGAAGGACCGCCGATGTACATTTTATGGAGGTTAAGAGACACGAATCAAATGCTTTCCAGAGATAGAGCTAAAATTACCAAATC cttCATGCagcaaattataaatttcattcGAGTAAATGATCTAGTGGAACCAATCAAAAGTTTAGCCCAGGAAAGGGAGTTTACCTCGAGAACTATAGAGTACTCGATCTACAGGGACATCTTGTTTTTGGCTTGTAAGGTTTTAGGCCGATCTCAAATCGATATTAACGCCTTTGACAAGGAGTATGCTAGTGCTTATTCAAG GTACTGTGAAAGGGCCGCATTGGAGGTACAAGATAAGCCGATAAGTCTCAGTTCATTGTATTGCAGACAGTATTTTCGTCCTCTATTACTTCCATAG